A single region of the Ziziphus jujuba cultivar Dongzao chromosome 10, ASM3175591v1 genome encodes:
- the LOC125421077 gene encoding vignain, producing MLHNRQNPDNRLQSPLSAQELIDNYPGSGHVEWAFDYIKTNGIACEADYPWKGEISEKNENIVSLEPVVKYDNGGTNESGHAMVIVGQGQNEYYEKYWHVKNTWGEGWGDEGYARLAKSVSDPNRAYYPIYYPLIHED from the exons ATGTTGCACAACAGGCAAAATCCTGATAATCGTTTGCAATCCCCTTTATCAGCACAAGAGCTGATAGACAACTATCCAGGCAGTGGTCATGTCGAGTGGGcatttgattatataaaaacaaatgggATTGCATGCGAAGCTGATTATCCTTGGAAAGGAGAAATCTCTGAGAAAAATGAG AACATTGTCAGTCTTGAGCCCgtggtaaaatatgataatggtGGTACTAATGAAAGTGGTCATGCAATGGTGATAGTTGGACAGGGACAGAATGAGTACTATGAAAAATACTGGCATGTTAAAAATACTTGGGGTGAAGGTTGGGGTGATGAGGGTTACGCAAGACTGGCAAAGAGTGTCTCAGACCCTAACAGAGCCTACTATCCCATCTACTATCCCTTGATCCATGAAGACTGA